The Gasterosteus aculeatus chromosome 17, fGasAcu3.hap1.1, whole genome shotgun sequence genome includes a window with the following:
- the brpf3a gene encoding bromodomain and PHD finger-containing protein 3 isoform X2: protein MRKVRSWECDTVASGLKMGRGRGRGRGRGRGSSGQLRPPSPYRLQLSPSRETLTYAQAQKIVEVDLEGRLHRINITDALPVITEDEMMAQDIAECNSNKENSEQTQTKTRSWRKPPNSKSRKSVKNTSHQNQRSGSQQHTGPTNSLQQPAHHIPLPEPIFRVLSSVCPSEAPPLPTAYYRFIERSMEEQDSVAEYDMDEEDLAWLEMVNQKRVCDGHASVTADAFELLIDRLERESILESRSQALSQSAVDEDAFCCVCLDDECLNSNVILFCDICNLAVHQECYGVPYVPEGQWLCRCCLQSPSRPVDCVLCPNQGGAFKQTSDGRWAHVVCAIWIPEVCFANTVFLEPVEGVKNIPPARWKLTCYLCKQKGRGASIQCHKANCYRAFHVTCAQKAGLFMKIDPVRETGVNGTTFSVKKTAFCEHHSPVGSRRDGSGDESVEGRLVGGRGNRGQRSYTQSPPPPPPNKKATKGQKKKGAKGSARSTRRSTVPVLLVPQIPSHRLNKICTGVEVQRKNQFMQRLHNYWLLKRQSRNGMPLIRRLHSHLQAQKTAEQREPDEKLCAAREELRYWQKLRQDLERARLLVELIRKRERLKREQMKIQQAALELQLTPALVLLRSTLEQLQEKDTAKIFSQPVDLSEVPDYLEFISQPMDFSTMCTKLEGHAYCSIADIEKDFNLMISNCLKYNSKDTMFHKTALQLREVGGAVLRHAHRQSQSIGLDPSTGMHLPESPNRHGFYTCTWDDVDSLLDPENRLHLTTDEQLKALLDKLDMVASMRTSGGRTKRIRLLRREINSLRQKMNQQQQNSQSANHKDDEGEEEEEEEEEEEKGAKEEKKKKKGPLRAMSNSGTDDSPPVLELTCPVSSPLPGDAPLEPPVLGIVPGGRRSPGRSYKRQRSSRAGGKSQAEDEAEVGETPSSQQEAVHEVTPLGTPPTLPLVGVGRRTSVLFKKAKNGARLVRNKSPPQQNGKASEGKTNGLENSPASPSPPSVTNVMTLPPTPSASPAPPSPSSHHLRSRGPSSESEADKLPPPPGEGGLTNGKNTYADHHHDDDKQLNCSSSPPKRSRGKPALARVPNSEHGDICGSGQSTLLSLDRESELGPLDLVWAKCRGYPSYPAMIVDPDMPQEGLLHNGIPIPVPPVEVLKLGDFRETEEGEKLFLVLFFDTKRTWQWLPRNKLLPMGMDNTADKLRLMEGKKPSVRKSVHTAYDRAMVHLNHVRGNLNFTPSNFI, encoded by the exons ATGCGGAAGGTGAGGAGCTGGGAATGTGACACAGTTGCCAGCGGACTCAAGATGGGTAGGGGccgaggcagagggagaggaaggggcaGGGGATCATCTGGACAGTTGCGGCCCCCTTCGCCCTACAGACTGCAGCTCTCTCCATCCAGGGAGACTTTGACGTACGCTCAGGCGCAGAAGATAGTGGAAGTGGACCTGGAGGGAAGGCTCCATCGGATTAACATCACGGACGCTCTGCCGGTGATCACCGAGGACGAGATGATGGCCCAGGACATCGCTGAGTGCAACAGCAACAAGGAGAACAGTGAGCAAACGCAGACTAAGACTAGATCATGGAGGAAACCGCCAAACAGTAAAAGCAGGAAGAGTGTTAAAAACACCTCTCACCAGAACCAACGGTCCGGCTCCCAGCAGCACACAGGACCTACTAACTCTCTGCAGCAACCGGCTCACCATATCCCTCTGCCCGAGCCCATCTTTCGCGTGCTGAGTTCAGTCTGCCCCTCAGAGGCGCCTCCTCTGCCGACCGCCTACTATCGGTTCATAGAAAGGTCAATGGAGGAACAGGACAGTGTGGCTGAGTACGACATGGACGAGGAGGACCTCGCCTGGCTGGAGATGGTCAACCAAAAGCGAGTGTGTGACGGCCACGCCTCCGTTACCGCGGACGCCTTTGAGCTGCTGATTGACCGCCTGGAGAGGGAATCCATCTTGGAGTCGCGCAGCCAGGCTCTGtcccagagtgctgtggacgaggacGCTTTCTGCTGCGTCTGTCTGGACGACGAATGTCTGAACAGTAATGTCATCCTGTTCTGTGACATCTGCAATCTGGCCGTCCACCAGGAGTGCTACGGCGTGCCCTACGTACCGGAGGGCCAGTGGCTGTGCCGCTGCTGCCTGCAGTCGCCCTCCCGTCCCGTAGACTGTGTGCTCTGCCCCAACCAAGGAGGTGCCTTCAAGCAGACGAGTGACGGACGCTGGGCCCACGTCGTTTGTGCCATATGGATCCCAGAGGTGTGCTTTGCCAACACGGTGTTTCTGGAGCCCGTTGAGGGGGTCAAGAACATCCCTCCCGCTCGCTGGAAGCTCACCTGCTACCTGTGCAAGCAGAAAGGCAGAGGAGCGTCCATTCAGTGCCACAAAGCCAACTGCTACAGGGCCTTTCATGTCACTTGCGCCCAGAAGGCCGGCCTGTTTATGAAGATAGACCCCGTCCGGGAGACGGGGGTCAACGGTACCACCTTCTCTGTCAAAAAGACTGCTTTCTGTGAGCATCATTCTCCAGTGGGGTCTCGGCGGGACGGGTCCGGAGacgagtcagttgaagggagactGGTGGGTGGGAGGGGCAACCGGGGTCAACGATCCTACACTCAAAGCcccccgccgccaccaccaAACAAGAAGGCCACCAAGGGCCAGAAGAAGAAGGGCGCTAAGGGGTCTGCTCGGTCGACACGCCGCTCAACCGTGCCTGTGCTGCTGGTGCCTCAGATCCCCTCTCACAG GCTGAATAAGATCTGCACAGGGGTTGAAGTCCAGAGGAAGAATCAGTTCATGCAGAGGCTTCACAACTACTGGTTACTTAAACGGCAGTCACGAAATGGGATGCCTTTAATACGACGACTTCATTCCCATTTGCAGGCTCAAAAGACTGCGGAGCAG AGGGAGCCTGATGAGAAGCTGTGTGCTGCGAGGGAGGAGCTACGATACTGGCAGAAGTTGAGGCAAGACCTGGAAAGAGCCCGGCTTTTGGTGGAACTTATCCGCAAGAGAGAGCGGCTAAAGAGAGAACAG ATGAAAATTCAGCAGGCTGCCCTTGAACTGCAGTTGACCCCTGCGTTGGTTCTTCTGCGATCCACCTTGGAACAACTGCAAGAGAAAGACACAGCAAAGATCTTCTCTCAGCCCGTCGATCTATCAGAG GTCCCAGATTACCTGGAGTTTATATCCCAACCCATGGACTTCTCCACCATGTGTACCAAACTGGAGGGACATGCCTATTGCTCCATCGCGGACATCGAGAAGGACTTCAACCTCATGATCTCCAACTGCCTCAAGTACAACTCCAAGGACACCATGTTTCACAAGACAGCCTTACAACTCCGGGAGGTGGGCGGAGCCGTTCTCCGTCACGCCCACAGGCAGTCCCAGAGCATCGGCCTGGACCCCAGCACAGGGATGCATCTCCCAGAGTCTCCCAACAGACATGGCTTCTACACCTGTACATGGGACGACG TCGACTCCCTGTTGGACCCAGAGAACAGACTGCACTTGACGACGGACGAACAGCTGAAGGCCTTACTGGACAAACTGGACATGGTTGCATCCATGCGCACCAGTGGTGGGCGAACCAAACGCATCAGGCTGCTGCGTCGAGAGATCAACTCGCTCCGACAGAAGatgaaccagcagcagcagaactcgCAGTCTGCGAATCACAAGGACGACGAAggcgaagaagaggaggaggaggaagaggaagaagaaaagggggcgaaggaagagaaaaagaagaagaagggaccTCTGAGAGCCATGTCAAACTCTGGGACAG ATGACTCTCCACCCGTGCTAGAACTCACCTGCCCGGTATCATCGCCGTTGCCAGGGGACGCTCCGCTGGAACCTCCGGTCCTGGGCATCGTACCCGGAGGGCGAAGGTCACCCGGACGCTCCTACAAGCGCCAGAGGTCATCCCGCGCCGGAGGCAAAAGCCAAGCGGAGGATGAGGCGGAAGTCGGTGAAACGCCATCGTCCCAACAGGAGGCGGTGCATGAGGTCACTCCGCTGGGAACCCCCCCCACTCTGCCTTTGGTCGGAGTTGGTCGCCGCACGTCGGTTCTGTTCAAAAAAGCTAAGAACGGGGCGCGGCTGGTGAGAAACAAGTCGCCACCACAACAGAACGGTAAAGCGTCTGAGGGTAAAACCAACGGGTTGGAAAACAGCCCCGCCAGCCCAAGTCCCCCCAGTGTGACCAACGTCATGACCTTACCTCCCACCCCAAGCGCCTCCCCCGCAccaccctctccttcctcacacCACCTGAGGTCCAGAGGCCCGAGCTCAGAAAGTGAAGCAGACAAgctccccccaccacccggAGAAGGAG GCCTGACAAATGGAAAGAACACCTATGCAGACCACCACCACGACGACGACAAACAACTAAA CTGCAGTTCCTCCCCACCCAAACGAAGTCGTGGTAAACCTGCACTGGCGAGAGTTCCCAACAGTGAGCATGGAGACATCTGTGGATCTG GACAGTCTACACTTCTGTCTTTAGACAGGGAGTCCGAGCTCGGGCCCCTGGACCTGGTTTGGGCCAAATGCAGAGGCTATCCATCGTACCCAGCCATG ATTGTTGATCCAGATATGCCCCAGGAGGGGCTTCTTCACAACGGCATCCCCATCCCAGTGCCTCCTGTGGAGGTGCTGAAACTAGGCGACTTCAGGGAAACGGAAGAGGGGGAGAAGCTCTTCTTGGTGCTGTTCTTTGACACCAAAAGAACGTG GCAGTGGCTCCCTCGGAACAAGTTACTGCCGATGGGGATGGACAACACGGCGGACAAACTACGCCTGATGGAAGGCAAGAAACCCAGCGTTCGAAAGTCTGTGCACACGGCGTACGACCGGGCAATGGTGCATTTAAATCACGTGAGAGGAAATCTAAACTTCACTCCCTCCAATTTTATATAG
- the brpf3a gene encoding bromodomain and PHD finger-containing protein 3 isoform X4, with translation MRKVRSWECDTVASGLKMGRGRGRGRGRGRGSSGQLRPPSPYRLQLSPSRETLTYAQAQKIVEVDLEGRLHRINITDALPVITEDEMMAQDIAECNSNKENSEQTQTKTRSWRKPPNSKSRKSVKNTSHQNQRSGSQQHTGPTNSLQQPAHHIPLPEPIFRVLSSVCPSEAPPLPTAYYRFIERSMEEQDSVAEYDMDEEDLAWLEMVNQKRVCDGHASVTADAFELLIDRLERESILESRSQALSQSAVDEDAFCCVCLDDECLNSNVILFCDICNLAVHQECYGVPYVPEGQWLCRCCLQSPSRPVDCVLCPNQGGAFKQTSDGRWAHVVCAIWIPEVCFANTVFLEPVEGVKNIPPARWKLTCYLCKQKGRGASIQCHKANCYRAFHVTCAQKAGLFMKIDPVRETGVNGTTFSVKKTAFCEHHSPVGSRRDGSGDESVEGRLVGGRGNRGQRSYTQSPPPPPPNKKATKGQKKKGAKGSARSTRRSTVPVLLVPQIPSHRLNKICTGVEVQRKNQFMQRLHNYWLLKRQSRNGMPLIRRLHSHLQAQKTAEQREPDEKLCAAREELRYWQKLRQDLERARLLVELIRKRERLKREQMKIQQAALELQLTPALVLLRSTLEQLQEKDTAKIFSQPVDLSEVPDYLEFISQPMDFSTMCTKLEGHAYCSIADIEKDFNLMISNCLKYNSKDTMFHKTALQLREVGGAVLRHAHRQSQSIGLDPSTGMHLPESPNRHGFYTCTWDDVDSLLDPENRLHLTTDEQLKALLDKLDMVASMRTSGGRTKRIRLLRREINSLRQKMNQQQQNSQSANHKDDEGEEEEEEEEEEEKGAKEEKKKKKGPLRAMSNSGTDDSPPVLELTCPVSSPLPGDAPLEPPVLGIVPGGRRSPGRSYKRQRSSRAGGKSQAEDEAEVGETPSSQQEAVHEVTPLGTPPTLPLVGVGRRTSVLFKKAKNGARLVRNKSPPQQNGKASEGKTNGLENSPASPSPPSVTNVMTLPPTPSASPAPPSPSSHHLRSRGPSSESEADKLPPPPGEGGLTNGKNTYADHHHDDDKQLNSSPPKRSRGKPALARVPNSEHGDICGSGQSTLLSLDRESELGPLDLVWAKCRGYPSYPAMIVDPDMPQEGLLHNGIPIPVPPVEVLKLGDFRETEEGEKLFLVLFFDTKRTWQWLPRNKLLPMGMDNTADKLRLMEGKKPSVRKSVHTAYDRAMVHLNHVRGNLNFTPSNFI, from the exons ATGCGGAAGGTGAGGAGCTGGGAATGTGACACAGTTGCCAGCGGACTCAAGATGGGTAGGGGccgaggcagagggagaggaaggggcaGGGGATCATCTGGACAGTTGCGGCCCCCTTCGCCCTACAGACTGCAGCTCTCTCCATCCAGGGAGACTTTGACGTACGCTCAGGCGCAGAAGATAGTGGAAGTGGACCTGGAGGGAAGGCTCCATCGGATTAACATCACGGACGCTCTGCCGGTGATCACCGAGGACGAGATGATGGCCCAGGACATCGCTGAGTGCAACAGCAACAAGGAGAACAGTGAGCAAACGCAGACTAAGACTAGATCATGGAGGAAACCGCCAAACAGTAAAAGCAGGAAGAGTGTTAAAAACACCTCTCACCAGAACCAACGGTCCGGCTCCCAGCAGCACACAGGACCTACTAACTCTCTGCAGCAACCGGCTCACCATATCCCTCTGCCCGAGCCCATCTTTCGCGTGCTGAGTTCAGTCTGCCCCTCAGAGGCGCCTCCTCTGCCGACCGCCTACTATCGGTTCATAGAAAGGTCAATGGAGGAACAGGACAGTGTGGCTGAGTACGACATGGACGAGGAGGACCTCGCCTGGCTGGAGATGGTCAACCAAAAGCGAGTGTGTGACGGCCACGCCTCCGTTACCGCGGACGCCTTTGAGCTGCTGATTGACCGCCTGGAGAGGGAATCCATCTTGGAGTCGCGCAGCCAGGCTCTGtcccagagtgctgtggacgaggacGCTTTCTGCTGCGTCTGTCTGGACGACGAATGTCTGAACAGTAATGTCATCCTGTTCTGTGACATCTGCAATCTGGCCGTCCACCAGGAGTGCTACGGCGTGCCCTACGTACCGGAGGGCCAGTGGCTGTGCCGCTGCTGCCTGCAGTCGCCCTCCCGTCCCGTAGACTGTGTGCTCTGCCCCAACCAAGGAGGTGCCTTCAAGCAGACGAGTGACGGACGCTGGGCCCACGTCGTTTGTGCCATATGGATCCCAGAGGTGTGCTTTGCCAACACGGTGTTTCTGGAGCCCGTTGAGGGGGTCAAGAACATCCCTCCCGCTCGCTGGAAGCTCACCTGCTACCTGTGCAAGCAGAAAGGCAGAGGAGCGTCCATTCAGTGCCACAAAGCCAACTGCTACAGGGCCTTTCATGTCACTTGCGCCCAGAAGGCCGGCCTGTTTATGAAGATAGACCCCGTCCGGGAGACGGGGGTCAACGGTACCACCTTCTCTGTCAAAAAGACTGCTTTCTGTGAGCATCATTCTCCAGTGGGGTCTCGGCGGGACGGGTCCGGAGacgagtcagttgaagggagactGGTGGGTGGGAGGGGCAACCGGGGTCAACGATCCTACACTCAAAGCcccccgccgccaccaccaAACAAGAAGGCCACCAAGGGCCAGAAGAAGAAGGGCGCTAAGGGGTCTGCTCGGTCGACACGCCGCTCAACCGTGCCTGTGCTGCTGGTGCCTCAGATCCCCTCTCACAG GCTGAATAAGATCTGCACAGGGGTTGAAGTCCAGAGGAAGAATCAGTTCATGCAGAGGCTTCACAACTACTGGTTACTTAAACGGCAGTCACGAAATGGGATGCCTTTAATACGACGACTTCATTCCCATTTGCAGGCTCAAAAGACTGCGGAGCAG AGGGAGCCTGATGAGAAGCTGTGTGCTGCGAGGGAGGAGCTACGATACTGGCAGAAGTTGAGGCAAGACCTGGAAAGAGCCCGGCTTTTGGTGGAACTTATCCGCAAGAGAGAGCGGCTAAAGAGAGAACAG ATGAAAATTCAGCAGGCTGCCCTTGAACTGCAGTTGACCCCTGCGTTGGTTCTTCTGCGATCCACCTTGGAACAACTGCAAGAGAAAGACACAGCAAAGATCTTCTCTCAGCCCGTCGATCTATCAGAG GTCCCAGATTACCTGGAGTTTATATCCCAACCCATGGACTTCTCCACCATGTGTACCAAACTGGAGGGACATGCCTATTGCTCCATCGCGGACATCGAGAAGGACTTCAACCTCATGATCTCCAACTGCCTCAAGTACAACTCCAAGGACACCATGTTTCACAAGACAGCCTTACAACTCCGGGAGGTGGGCGGAGCCGTTCTCCGTCACGCCCACAGGCAGTCCCAGAGCATCGGCCTGGACCCCAGCACAGGGATGCATCTCCCAGAGTCTCCCAACAGACATGGCTTCTACACCTGTACATGGGACGACG TCGACTCCCTGTTGGACCCAGAGAACAGACTGCACTTGACGACGGACGAACAGCTGAAGGCCTTACTGGACAAACTGGACATGGTTGCATCCATGCGCACCAGTGGTGGGCGAACCAAACGCATCAGGCTGCTGCGTCGAGAGATCAACTCGCTCCGACAGAAGatgaaccagcagcagcagaactcgCAGTCTGCGAATCACAAGGACGACGAAggcgaagaagaggaggaggaggaagaggaagaagaaaagggggcgaaggaagagaaaaagaagaagaagggaccTCTGAGAGCCATGTCAAACTCTGGGACAG ATGACTCTCCACCCGTGCTAGAACTCACCTGCCCGGTATCATCGCCGTTGCCAGGGGACGCTCCGCTGGAACCTCCGGTCCTGGGCATCGTACCCGGAGGGCGAAGGTCACCCGGACGCTCCTACAAGCGCCAGAGGTCATCCCGCGCCGGAGGCAAAAGCCAAGCGGAGGATGAGGCGGAAGTCGGTGAAACGCCATCGTCCCAACAGGAGGCGGTGCATGAGGTCACTCCGCTGGGAACCCCCCCCACTCTGCCTTTGGTCGGAGTTGGTCGCCGCACGTCGGTTCTGTTCAAAAAAGCTAAGAACGGGGCGCGGCTGGTGAGAAACAAGTCGCCACCACAACAGAACGGTAAAGCGTCTGAGGGTAAAACCAACGGGTTGGAAAACAGCCCCGCCAGCCCAAGTCCCCCCAGTGTGACCAACGTCATGACCTTACCTCCCACCCCAAGCGCCTCCCCCGCAccaccctctccttcctcacacCACCTGAGGTCCAGAGGCCCGAGCTCAGAAAGTGAAGCAGACAAgctccccccaccacccggAGAAGGAG GCCTGACAAATGGAAAGAACACCTATGCAGACCACCACCACGACGACGACAAACAACTAAA TTCCTCCCCACCCAAACGAAGTCGTGGTAAACCTGCACTGGCGAGAGTTCCCAACAGTGAGCATGGAGACATCTGTGGATCTG GACAGTCTACACTTCTGTCTTTAGACAGGGAGTCCGAGCTCGGGCCCCTGGACCTGGTTTGGGCCAAATGCAGAGGCTATCCATCGTACCCAGCCATG ATTGTTGATCCAGATATGCCCCAGGAGGGGCTTCTTCACAACGGCATCCCCATCCCAGTGCCTCCTGTGGAGGTGCTGAAACTAGGCGACTTCAGGGAAACGGAAGAGGGGGAGAAGCTCTTCTTGGTGCTGTTCTTTGACACCAAAAGAACGTG GCAGTGGCTCCCTCGGAACAAGTTACTGCCGATGGGGATGGACAACACGGCGGACAAACTACGCCTGATGGAAGGCAAGAAACCCAGCGTTCGAAAGTCTGTGCACACGGCGTACGACCGGGCAATGGTGCATTTAAATCACGTGAGAGGAAATCTAAACTTCACTCCCTCCAATTTTATATAG